One region of Dokdonia sp. 4H-3-7-5 genomic DNA includes:
- a CDS encoding DNA topoisomerase IV subunit B — protein sequence MTQETQYNEDNIRSLDWKEHIRMRPGMYIGKLGDGSSADDGIYILVKEVLDNCIDEFVMGAGKTIEVSIQGEKVIVRDYGRGIPLGKVVDVVSKMNTGGKYDSRAFKKSVGLNGVGTKAVNALSSYFRVESTRDAKSASAEFARGELTNQDLLDETSRRRGTKVSFVPDAEIFKNFKFRSEYVERLIKNYVYLNPGLTIVFNGEKFFSENGLKDLLSESIAEGDRLYDIIHLKGEDIEVAITHSKSQYSEEYHSFVNGQNTTQGGTHQAAFRESIVKTIREFYNKSYEASDIRKSIVSAISIKVMEPVFESQTKTKLGSTDMGGELPTVRTYINDFLKTALDNFLHKNTPVADALQRKILQAERERKDLSGIRKLAKDRAKKANLHNKKLRDCRIHLTDSKKERNLETTLFITEGDSASGSITKSRDVNTQAVFSLKGKPLNSYGLSKKIVYENEEFNLLQAALNIEESIEDLRYNNIVIATDADVDGMHIRLLLITFFLQFFPELIKEGHLYILETPLFRVRNKKETVYCYSDQEKADAMARLGAKPEITRFKGLGEISPDEFQFFIGEDIRLAPVMLDKALMIEELLSFYMGKNTPDRQKFIIENLKVELDRVVEED from the coding sequence GGAAGGAGCACATCCGCATGCGTCCAGGGATGTACATAGGTAAACTAGGTGATGGTTCTAGCGCAGACGACGGTATCTATATCCTTGTAAAGGAGGTGCTTGATAACTGTATCGATGAGTTTGTAATGGGAGCCGGGAAGACCATAGAGGTTTCTATACAAGGAGAAAAAGTGATTGTACGTGATTACGGTCGTGGTATTCCGCTTGGAAAAGTAGTGGATGTTGTTTCAAAAATGAACACGGGAGGTAAGTATGATTCGCGTGCATTTAAAAAATCTGTAGGTCTAAACGGTGTAGGTACTAAGGCGGTAAACGCATTATCCAGCTACTTTAGAGTAGAATCTACTAGAGATGCAAAATCTGCAAGTGCAGAGTTTGCTCGTGGCGAACTAACAAATCAAGATTTGCTAGATGAGACCTCTCGCAGACGCGGTACTAAAGTGTCGTTTGTTCCAGATGCAGAGATTTTTAAGAACTTTAAATTTCGCTCTGAGTACGTAGAGCGTTTGATTAAGAACTACGTATATCTTAATCCAGGACTTACCATCGTTTTTAACGGTGAAAAGTTCTTTTCTGAAAATGGACTGAAAGATTTACTTTCAGAAAGTATCGCAGAAGGAGATCGCTTATATGATATCATCCACTTAAAAGGGGAGGATATCGAAGTTGCAATAACACACAGTAAATCGCAATATTCAGAAGAGTATCATTCATTTGTAAATGGACAGAATACTACGCAGGGTGGAACGCACCAGGCAGCTTTTCGCGAAAGCATAGTAAAAACCATTCGTGAGTTTTACAATAAGAGTTACGAGGCATCAGATATTAGAAAGTCAATTGTATCTGCGATTAGTATTAAAGTGATGGAGCCTGTTTTTGAATCGCAAACGAAGACCAAACTAGGATCTACAGATATGGGAGGTGAGTTACCTACCGTGAGAACGTATATTAATGATTTTCTTAAAACTGCACTTGATAACTTTTTACATAAAAATACTCCCGTAGCCGATGCACTGCAACGTAAGATATTACAAGCAGAACGTGAGCGAAAGGATCTTTCTGGAATACGTAAGCTAGCAAAAGACAGGGCAAAAAAAGCAAACCTTCACAATAAGAAATTAAGAGATTGCCGTATCCACCTTACAGACAGTAAGAAAGAACGTAACCTCGAGACTACCTTGTTTATTACCGAGGGAGACTCAGCATCTGGATCAATTACAAAGTCACGTGATGTAAACACACAAGCTGTTTTTAGTCTTAAAGGAAAGCCTCTTAATAGCTACGGACTTTCAAAGAAAATCGTTTACGAAAACGAGGAGTTTAATCTCTTGCAAGCTGCACTTAATATAGAAGAGTCTATAGAGGACTTACGTTATAACAACATTGTGATAGCAACAGATGCCGATGTTGACGGTATGCACATACGACTATTACTAATAACCTTCTTCTTGCAGTTCTTTCCAGAGCTCATAAAAGAAGGGCATTTATATATTCTTGAAACACCTCTTTTTAGAGTGCGTAATAAGAAAGAAACAGTGTACTGTTATAGTGATCAAGAAAAGGCAGATGCTATGGCGCGCTTAGGAGCAAAGCCAGAGATTACCCGATTTAAGGGACTTGGAGAGATATCTCCAGATGAGTTCCAGTTTTTTATAGGAGAAGATATAAGGCTAGCGCCAGTAATGCTAGATAAAGCTTTGATGATTGAAGAATTATTGTCTTTCTACATGGGTAAAAACACGCCAGATAGACAGAAGTTTATTATTGAAAATCTCAAGGTAGAACTAGATAGAGTAGTGGAGGAGGACTAG
- a CDS encoding DNA gyrase/topoisomerase IV subunit A, which translates to MSEEINDHNEDEELNPETLPAEVVDGGGETITRVSGMFEDWFLDYASYVILERAVPSIEDGFKPVQRRIMHALKELDDGRYNKVANVVGHTMQYHPHGDASIGDAMVQIGQKDLLIDTQGNWGNILTGDRAAASRYIEARLTKFALDVVYNPKITEWQASYDGRKKEPINLPVMFPMLLASGAEGIAVGLSTKVLPHNFIELIDASIKHLKDKKFTLYPDFPTAGIADFTDYKDGMRGGKVRCRARISQQDKNTLVITELPFGQTTTSLIDSILKANDKGKIKIKKIEDNTSANVEILVHLPGGISPDKTIDALYAFTNCETSISPLSCVIENNKPLFVGVTEMLRRSTDRTKDLLKAELEIQLGEFENQWHYASLERIFIENRIYRDIEEQETWDGVIKAIDDGLKPHIGHLKRAVTVEDITRLTEIRIKRISKFDIDKAQQKIDALEDQITQVKYHLDNLTQYAIDYFTRLKKDYGKGKERKTEIKIFDDIQAAKVVLRNTKLYVNRAEGFVGTSLKKDEYVTDCSDIDDVIVFTKSGTMMVVKVESKTFIGKDILHVAIFKKKDKRTTYNMIYRAGNGLPTYVKRFNVTSVTRNNDYKLAGDQKSAQVLYFSANPNGEAELVTVYLRAVASIKKLRLEIDFADVIIKGRSSKGNIVSKNAVKSVELKEKGLSTLKPRKIWFDNTVQRLNLDERGDLLGEFRPEDRLLIINQHGNVRTIIPEVTHHFDEDMIVLEKWNPQKPITAIYWDGNKDRYYGKRFLIDSPDKEETFISDHENSVLELVSTDWRPVAEMIFYKQRGKEAKENEIVSMEDFITIKGLTALGNTFYTEKLKGLNWMESLPYEEEVEEEKENIDVVGEEEVTPEKSSPQTAKKTDGEVSSDDDDSKSQTSLF; encoded by the coding sequence ATGAGCGAAGAAATAAACGACCATAACGAAGACGAAGAATTAAATCCAGAGACACTTCCAGCAGAAGTTGTGGATGGAGGTGGAGAAACCATCACCCGCGTTTCGGGGATGTTTGAAGACTGGTTTCTAGATTATGCATCTTATGTAATCTTAGAACGTGCTGTACCGTCTATAGAAGACGGTTTCAAACCGGTACAACGTCGTATTATGCATGCTTTAAAAGAGCTTGATGATGGTCGCTATAATAAGGTTGCTAATGTGGTAGGTCACACGATGCAGTATCACCCTCACGGTGATGCGAGTATAGGTGATGCCATGGTGCAAATAGGCCAAAAAGATTTACTCATTGATACTCAAGGTAACTGGGGAAATATTCTAACTGGTGACCGTGCAGCGGCATCTCGTTACATAGAAGCAAGACTTACCAAGTTTGCACTTGATGTCGTTTACAATCCAAAAATCACAGAATGGCAAGCTTCTTACGATGGTCGTAAGAAGGAGCCTATAAATTTACCAGTAATGTTCCCAATGCTTCTAGCGTCTGGTGCAGAGGGTATTGCTGTAGGTTTAAGTACAAAGGTACTTCCCCACAATTTTATAGAACTGATTGATGCTTCTATCAAGCATCTTAAGGATAAGAAATTTACATTATATCCAGATTTCCCTACAGCAGGTATAGCCGACTTTACTGATTATAAAGATGGAATGCGCGGTGGTAAAGTACGTTGTAGAGCACGTATAAGTCAGCAAGATAAAAACACGCTTGTCATTACTGAGTTGCCTTTTGGGCAGACCACAACATCGCTTATAGATTCTATTCTTAAAGCAAATGATAAGGGTAAGATCAAGATTAAAAAAATAGAAGATAATACCTCTGCAAACGTGGAGATATTAGTACATCTTCCAGGAGGTATTTCACCAGATAAAACAATTGATGCATTATATGCATTTACAAATTGTGAGACTTCTATATCACCGCTTAGTTGTGTCATAGAAAATAATAAACCACTCTTTGTAGGTGTAACAGAAATGTTACGTCGCTCAACAGACCGCACAAAAGATTTATTAAAAGCAGAACTTGAGATACAGCTAGGTGAATTTGAAAACCAATGGCACTATGCTTCACTAGAGCGTATTTTTATTGAAAATAGAATTTACCGTGACATTGAAGAGCAAGAAACTTGGGATGGCGTAATCAAAGCGATTGATGACGGTTTAAAGCCACATATAGGTCATCTAAAAAGAGCTGTTACGGTTGAGGATATAACAAGATTGACGGAGATACGTATAAAACGTATTTCTAAGTTTGATATAGATAAAGCACAACAGAAGATAGATGCGCTAGAGGATCAAATCACTCAGGTGAAATATCATTTAGATAATCTCACGCAATATGCGATAGATTATTTCACAAGATTAAAAAAGGACTACGGCAAAGGAAAAGAACGCAAAACAGAGATTAAAATCTTTGATGACATTCAAGCAGCCAAAGTCGTGCTTAGAAACACGAAGCTCTACGTAAATAGAGCTGAAGGGTTTGTGGGAACATCTCTTAAAAAGGATGAGTATGTAACCGATTGTTCTGACATTGATGATGTAATTGTATTTACAAAGTCTGGAACGATGATGGTGGTAAAGGTGGAGTCTAAAACATTTATAGGTAAGGATATTTTGCATGTCGCTATTTTCAAGAAAAAGGATAAGCGTACTACTTATAATATGATTTACAGAGCAGGTAATGGATTGCCTACTTACGTTAAGCGCTTTAACGTTACCTCAGTTACACGTAATAACGATTATAAGCTAGCTGGTGATCAGAAGAGTGCTCAGGTACTTTATTTTAGTGCAAATCCTAATGGAGAAGCAGAACTAGTTACGGTATACTTGAGAGCTGTTGCCTCCATAAAGAAGCTCCGATTAGAAATAGACTTTGCAGATGTTATCATAAAAGGAAGATCTTCAAAGGGTAACATCGTTTCTAAAAATGCAGTAAAATCTGTAGAGCTTAAGGAAAAAGGATTGTCCACTCTTAAACCACGTAAAATTTGGTTTGACAATACGGTACAGCGTCTTAACCTAGATGAACGTGGTGATTTACTTGGGGAATTTCGTCCAGAGGATCGTCTATTGATTATTAATCAGCATGGTAATGTGCGCACAATTATTCCAGAAGTAACACATCATTTTGATGAAGATATGATTGTGTTAGAAAAGTGGAATCCGCAAAAACCTATTACGGCTATATATTGGGATGGTAATAAAGATCGTTATTATGGTAAGCGATTCCTGATAGATTCTCCAGATAAAGAAGAAACATTTATATCTGATCATGAGAATAGCGTGCTAGAGCTTGTCTCCACCGACTGGCGACCTGTCGCTGAAATGATATTTTACAAGCAGCGAGGTAAGGAAGCCAAGGAAAATGAGATAGTATCCATGGAAGACTTTATAACAATAAAAGGGTTAACCGCTCTAGGTAATACTTTCTATACAGAAAAACTTAAAGGTTTAAACTGGATGGAGTCTTTACCTTATGAAGAAGAAGTAGAAGAAGAAAAGGAAAATATAGATGTTGTAGGTGAGGAAGAAGTAACTCCCGAAAAGAGTTCTCCTCAAACCGCAAAAAAAACAGACGGTGAAGTAAGTAGCGATGATGATGATTCTAAGTCGCAAACTTCTTTATTTTAG
- a CDS encoding T9SS type B sorting domain-containing protein, whose translation MNLSSREGCLRFYLIGLFCVFHVFAKAAVQDTSCALLISPAQGETNVSVIAPISFEPVAGAVNYFIDLGTTTGGADILNNFSVGISASFNPPQGMPESTIIYITIRAFFVSGSQSCNSQSFTTQDVTVVPSCTQISFPVNGAVDVPLNTTISWPYAPRATGYIINIGTSPGGIDVVNAQNLGNTLTYNNAVNFNPDTTYYVTVIAYNENGQAVNCVETSFTTEIVATEVPECTQLIAPINGATEVALTPILEWPAVTNVEGYLIRIGTTPGGSDVLANTDIGLATSTAVLDFLEGTLYFVTITPFNAAGEAQNCTQTSFTTTYGCGPYTDGITGEMVDLNPIIDLAENYEICRDNAPLVLSYLEPYERIVWNTINDGEMVSISSDALVTINTSGVYMVEVSTETVIDSGTIICTATHSFEVSIIDPPIIDNLVISNQGNTVNVLVELEEEGDFEYSSTTENGPYQSSALLIDVDATDIQVYVRDRNGCGMDSRRIKPDPGFPKYFTPNGDGVNDTWQVRGVVVNGETVTSIEIYDRFGKRLKTISPYGQGWDGSYQGKALFDNSFWYKANTRSNVTFTGYFALRRY comes from the coding sequence ATGAATTTGAGTAGTAGAGAGGGTTGCCTTCGGTTCTATTTAATAGGATTGTTTTGTGTTTTTCACGTTTTCGCGAAAGCGGCCGTTCAAGACACCAGCTGTGCTTTGCTTATTTCTCCCGCTCAAGGAGAAACCAATGTTTCTGTAATTGCGCCAATAAGTTTTGAGCCAGTAGCAGGAGCTGTTAATTATTTTATAGACTTAGGTACTACTACAGGAGGTGCAGACATACTCAATAATTTTAGTGTAGGTATTTCAGCGAGTTTTAATCCTCCGCAGGGAATGCCAGAAAGTACAATCATCTACATTACGATCCGAGCCTTTTTTGTAAGTGGCTCGCAGTCATGCAATAGTCAGTCTTTTACTACGCAAGATGTTACTGTTGTTCCGTCCTGTACGCAAATAAGTTTTCCAGTAAATGGAGCAGTAGACGTTCCTTTAAACACTACAATAAGTTGGCCTTATGCACCTAGAGCTACGGGTTACATTATAAATATAGGTACTTCACCTGGAGGAATCGATGTTGTAAATGCCCAGAATTTAGGAAATACTTTGACGTATAATAACGCTGTAAATTTTAACCCTGATACGACGTATTATGTTACCGTGATAGCATACAATGAGAATGGACAAGCGGTAAATTGTGTAGAGACATCATTTACTACAGAAATAGTTGCCACAGAAGTTCCAGAATGTACACAACTTATCGCGCCGATAAATGGGGCTACTGAAGTTGCCTTAACACCAATACTTGAATGGCCAGCAGTGACTAATGTAGAGGGTTACCTTATAAGGATAGGTACAACACCCGGAGGATCAGACGTACTTGCAAATACAGATATTGGTCTAGCTACATCTACAGCTGTACTTGACTTTCTTGAAGGAACTTTATACTTTGTAACTATAACACCTTTTAATGCTGCTGGAGAGGCACAAAATTGTACGCAAACAAGCTTTACGACCACCTATGGTTGTGGCCCTTACACAGATGGAATTACAGGTGAAATGGTTGATTTAAATCCCATAATTGATCTCGCCGAAAATTATGAGATTTGCAGAGATAATGCTCCATTAGTCCTGAGCTATCTAGAACCGTATGAGCGCATTGTGTGGAATACAATAAATGATGGTGAAATGGTAAGTATATCATCAGACGCTCTAGTTACAATCAATACCTCAGGAGTGTATATGGTGGAGGTGAGTACAGAAACAGTTATTGATTCTGGAACTATTATTTGTACAGCAACCCACTCGTTTGAGGTTTCTATAATTGATCCTCCTATTATTGATAACTTAGTGATTTCAAATCAAGGAAACACAGTAAACGTTCTTGTAGAATTAGAAGAGGAAGGCGATTTTGAATATTCTAGCACTACTGAGAATGGCCCTTATCAATCTAGTGCATTACTTATAGATGTTGATGCGACAGATATTCAGGTATATGTAAGAGACCGCAATGGTTGTGGGATGGACAGCAGACGTATCAAACCTGACCCAGGATTTCCAAAATACTTCACTCCTAATGGAGATGGTGTTAATGACACCTGGCAGGTGAGGGGAGTAGTGGTAAATGGGGAAACGGTTACGAGTATAGAAATTTATGATCGCTTTGGAAAACGTCTCAAGACCATTTCTCCATATGGGCAAGGTTGGGATGGAAGCTATCAAGGTAAAGCGCTATTCGATAATAGCTTTTGGTACAAAGCAAATACGCGTTCAAACGTGACCTTCACAGGATATTTTGCTTTAAGAAGATATTAA